A single region of the Chroococcidiopsis thermalis PCC 7203 genome encodes:
- a CDS encoding BamA/TamA family outer membrane protein: protein MHLSPAWLSVMAIASLWQILLAQLPSEAASPKSPPPDSKQPSNPSPPTTSPAPANAQPNTTPKLSEPQVLVAEILVKAETGELSQELQNQVYKAIRTQSGQPTTRTQLREDINAIFATGFFSNVQAKPEDTPVGVRVTFFVQPNPVLSAVRVQANADTGVPSVLPQSVVDKTFHEQYGSILNLRRLQEGIGQLNKWYRDNGYVLAQVFEAPQVASDGTVTLSVAEGVVEDVRVHFRNKEGNDTDDRGYPLKGRTRQFVIRRELELKPGQVFNRNTVQKDLQRVYKLGLFEDVNVSLNPGQDPRQVIVVMNVDERNTGSVGLSGGLSSANGIYGGLSYQQQNLGGKNQSLGAEAQVGQREVLFDVRFTDPWIAGDPYRTSYTVNGFRRKSISLTFDGGKKNIDLPNGDRPRVLRLGSGITFTRPLSKNPLYKSEWTASAGLEYQRVSIRDANGRLSSKDELGNNLSFSGEGKDDLLTLQLGAVSDRRNDPLQPTSGSVFRFGVEQSVPVGLGSIFLNRLRANYSQYIPVKFISLVQGPQTLAFNLQAGTVLGDLPPYEAFSLGGSNSVRGYGEGEVGSGRSFVQAAAEYRFPIFSILNGALFVDAASDLGSASSIPGNPAGEREKPGSGFGYGLGVRVQSPLGLIRIDYGLSDRGDNRINFGIGERF, encoded by the coding sequence TAATGGCGATCGCTAGCCTATGGCAAATTTTGCTAGCGCAGCTACCTTCTGAGGCTGCCTCTCCTAAATCTCCACCTCCCGACAGCAAACAACCTTCTAATCCATCTCCACCCACTACCTCACCAGCTCCAGCAAATGCTCAACCAAACACAACTCCCAAGTTGTCAGAACCCCAAGTCCTAGTGGCAGAGATTTTAGTCAAGGCTGAAACAGGCGAACTATCGCAGGAGCTACAAAACCAAGTTTACAAAGCAATTCGGACTCAATCGGGACAGCCGACAACTCGGACACAACTACGAGAAGATATTAATGCCATCTTTGCAACGGGTTTTTTCTCCAACGTCCAGGCAAAACCAGAAGATACACCAGTTGGCGTACGGGTAACTTTTTTCGTACAGCCCAATCCAGTCCTCAGTGCTGTAAGAGTACAAGCCAATGCAGATACAGGGGTTCCATCCGTACTACCCCAGAGCGTTGTGGATAAAACATTTCACGAGCAATACGGCAGCATTCTCAATCTGCGTCGCTTGCAAGAAGGTATTGGGCAACTCAACAAGTGGTATCGAGATAATGGTTACGTACTAGCTCAAGTATTCGAGGCTCCACAAGTTGCATCAGATGGAACCGTTACGCTGTCTGTAGCCGAAGGGGTAGTGGAAGATGTTCGAGTCCATTTTCGTAACAAAGAAGGTAATGATACGGACGATCGAGGATATCCCCTGAAAGGACGCACGCGCCAGTTTGTCATTAGGCGGGAACTAGAGTTGAAACCTGGGCAAGTCTTTAACCGCAACACAGTGCAAAAAGACTTACAACGGGTTTATAAACTGGGCTTATTTGAAGATGTCAATGTCTCGCTCAATCCCGGTCAAGACCCACGCCAAGTCATTGTTGTCATGAATGTTGACGAGCGCAATACTGGTTCTGTAGGGCTATCTGGGGGCTTAAGCTCTGCTAACGGCATTTATGGGGGTCTGAGCTATCAACAGCAGAACTTGGGAGGAAAAAACCAAAGTCTCGGTGCAGAGGCACAGGTAGGGCAGCGAGAAGTCCTGTTTGATGTCCGTTTTACCGATCCCTGGATTGCTGGCGATCCCTATCGAACTTCTTATACAGTCAATGGGTTTAGGCGCAAATCGATTTCTTTGACTTTTGATGGCGGTAAGAAGAATATCGATCTCCCCAATGGCGATCGCCCCCGCGTGTTACGTCTGGGTAGCGGCATTACCTTCACCCGTCCGCTCTCCAAAAATCCTTTATACAAGTCTGAATGGACGGCTTCGGCTGGGTTGGAGTATCAAAGAGTCTCAATCCGCGATGCGAATGGCAGGCTCAGTTCCAAAGACGAACTGGGTAACAACCTCAGCTTCTCTGGGGAAGGGAAAGACGATTTGCTAACTTTGCAATTAGGAGCGGTCAGCGATCGCCGTAACGATCCATTGCAACCAACCAGTGGCTCTGTCTTCCGATTTGGTGTCGAGCAGTCCGTGCCAGTAGGACTGGGTAGTATTTTTCTCAATCGGCTACGAGCTAACTACAGTCAGTACATTCCTGTTAAATTTATTAGCCTAGTTCAAGGTCCACAAACTCTTGCTTTTAATTTACAAGCGGGAACGGTACTAGGCGATCTCCCACCTTACGAAGCTTTTTCTCTGGGTGGTAGTAACTCCGTTCGGGGTTATGGAGAAGGAGAAGTAGGCAGCGGTCGCAGCTTCGTGCAGGCAGCCGCTGAGTATCGTTTCCCCATTTTCTCCATCCTGAATGGCGCGCTATTTGTTGATGCTGCGAGTGACTTAGGCAGCGCCAGCAGCATACCAGGTAATCCTGCTGGAGAGCGGGAAAAACCAGGTAGTGGTTTTGGCTATGGCTTGGGTGTGCGAGTACAGTCTCCGCTAGGCTTAATTCGGATTGACTACGGTTTGAGCGATCGGGGAGACAACCGAATCAACTTTGGCATCGGAGAACGATTTTAA
- a CDS encoding ABC transporter ATP-binding protein produces the protein MPILEAFELYRFYHAREEETLALRGASIQIAKGEIVVVMGASGSGKSTLLACLAGLDEPDGGYVELVGKRLTRRPEFERARMRAANIGILLQSGNLFEYLSVEDNIRLKMHLARKLDEQRVKDLIAWVGLQERSKARPSQLSGGEAARAGLAVALATNPSLLLADEPTGEVDAETELKLLNLFKARRQEGGATLIATHSNLLAAHADRIIQLQDGRVIYG, from the coding sequence ATGCCAATTCTAGAAGCCTTCGAGCTTTATCGCTTTTACCACGCTAGGGAAGAAGAAACTTTGGCACTACGCGGCGCGAGCATTCAAATTGCCAAGGGCGAAATTGTCGTTGTCATGGGGGCATCTGGCAGTGGTAAGTCTACCCTGCTTGCTTGCCTTGCCGGACTCGACGAACCTGACGGCGGATACGTAGAGTTAGTGGGAAAACGCCTGACTCGTCGCCCAGAGTTTGAAAGGGCGAGGATGCGTGCCGCAAATATTGGGATTCTACTCCAGTCAGGCAATTTGTTTGAATATCTTTCCGTGGAAGACAACATCCGACTCAAGATGCACCTGGCAAGAAAGCTAGACGAGCAGCGAGTGAAAGATTTAATCGCTTGGGTTGGTCTGCAAGAGCGATCCAAAGCCCGTCCGTCGCAATTGTCAGGAGGCGAGGCGGCGCGGGCTGGTTTAGCCGTAGCGTTGGCGACTAACCCTAGCTTGTTACTGGCAGACGAACCAACTGGAGAAGTCGATGCCGAAACCGAACTGAAGCTTCTGAATCTTTTCAAAGCGCGTCGTCAAGAAGGGGGCGCAACCCTGATTGCCACGCATAGTAATTTGTTGGCTGCTCACGCCGATCGGATTATACAGCTACAAGACGGGAGAGTTATTTATGGTTGA
- a CDS encoding ABC transporter ATP-binding protein: MVEMLVEAQNLRRVYQRGENSVVAVDSATFAITSGARIALMGPSGSGKSTLLYLMGGLDTPTSGKIAWTALGDRKSLRPQKIAFVFQMPSLLAPLNVVENVALPLLLGNIEPYVARKAAMEVLERIGLSAIADKMPEELSGGQAQRVAVARALVYRPRLILADEPTGQLDRSTAKLLLDVLLATLEGTDTALVVATHDRAVAERLDSLWYVRHGNLLTSSNKQLALGN; this comes from the coding sequence ATGGTTGAAATGCTAGTTGAAGCGCAAAATCTCAGGCGCGTTTATCAACGGGGCGAGAATTCTGTGGTAGCTGTTGACTCTGCTACATTTGCGATAACGTCAGGTGCGCGGATTGCCTTGATGGGACCATCGGGCAGCGGCAAGTCTACGCTACTTTATTTAATGGGCGGTCTCGATACTCCCACATCTGGAAAAATTGCTTGGACGGCTCTTGGCGATCGCAAGTCTTTGCGCCCTCAAAAGATCGCCTTCGTCTTTCAGATGCCCAGTCTTTTAGCTCCTCTAAATGTAGTAGAAAATGTAGCACTGCCGCTGCTACTGGGAAACATAGAGCCTTATGTTGCCAGAAAAGCAGCAATGGAAGTATTGGAGCGCATAGGACTCAGCGCGATCGCTGACAAAATGCCGGAAGAACTTTCTGGCGGACAGGCGCAGCGGGTAGCAGTGGCAAGGGCTTTAGTCTATCGTCCTCGGCTGATTCTGGCAGACGAACCCACAGGTCAACTCGATCGCTCCACTGCCAAGCTGTTACTCGACGTGTTACTGGCAACTCTAGAAGGTACGGACACGGCGCTAGTCGTCGCTACCCACGATCGAGCAGTTGCAGAGCGTCTCGATAGCTTGTGGTACGTCCGGCATGGAAATCTCTTAACGAGCAGTAACAAACAATTAGCACTTGGCAATTAG
- a CDS encoding ABC transporter permease has product MIFILWLRGLLSSRPARLLGAIVGVALTVAILASIGAFTVSSAASMTQRAIASVPVDWQIQLASSTDAKTVIGAVGQSTSYTALQQVGYADSEGFVADTHGTVQTTGAGKVLGIAPQYRQDFPTQLRPLIGSLDGVLVAQQTAANLQVTVGDTVSIKRVGLPAIAVKVDGVVDLPYADSLFQAVGVPAGVAPQAPPDNVILLPLNRWHQFFDPQAAVRPDIRTQLHVRIAHNLPSNPSVAYIYVQQLAKNLEARITGRGIVGNNLAARLDGVRADALYSQVLFLFLGLPGAILAVLLTIAVAATGKDRRRQEQALLRARGASTSQILQLASIEALTVGIGGIILGIGLTYAAASTIAPVGMLAGQATFFWIAGAALLGLMLALLAVLLPAWQQARSSTVTAARAAIGSRRKPLWQQVYLDFFFLTAAAILFWQTASTGYQVVLAPEGVPQTSVSYETFIAPLCLWLGAGLLTMRFWNAILDRGRYPIARILHPVLGSLSGVVAAALSRQRSLMTRGIVLVALAFSFAISTAVFNTTYNAQSRVDAELTNGSDVTVMQPPGSGGIPTSIQSQLSAIPGVVSTQPMLHRFAYVGTDLQDLYGIDPLHLTEATKLVDAYFAGGNAQTTLASLATRPDGVLVSEETVKDYQLKKGDRLNLRLQNAKDKQYRVVPFHFIGIIKEFPTAPKDSFLVANASYVARQTNNDAAEIVLMRTKGSAVQIAERARQVVTSLTGAKVTDIGSAQHTISSSLTAVDLRGLTRLELIFAVLLLTGATGLVMALGMAERRRNFAILAALGAKDNQLGGFLYSEGLLILVGGGVIGTVLGFGVAQMLVKVLTGVFDPPPELLSVPWVYLVLLAGAAIASTAVAIIGAQDASSRVGVEILRDI; this is encoded by the coding sequence ATGATTTTTATACTTTGGCTGAGAGGCTTGCTATCGAGTCGTCCCGCTCGTCTATTAGGGGCAATAGTTGGCGTTGCTCTAACCGTAGCTATATTAGCCTCGATTGGTGCGTTTACTGTTTCCAGTGCGGCTTCGATGACTCAACGGGCGATCGCCTCCGTACCTGTAGACTGGCAAATCCAACTGGCATCCAGTACTGATGCCAAAACCGTCATCGGCGCAGTCGGTCAGTCTACATCCTACACAGCATTGCAGCAGGTGGGCTATGCAGATAGCGAAGGCTTCGTCGCCGACACGCATGGCACTGTCCAAACTACAGGAGCAGGTAAAGTTCTAGGCATCGCCCCGCAATACCGCCAAGATTTTCCGACTCAGTTGCGCCCTTTAATTGGTTCGCTCGATGGAGTACTCGTAGCCCAACAAACGGCAGCTAATTTGCAAGTCACCGTAGGCGATACCGTCAGTATTAAACGAGTCGGCTTACCCGCGATCGCCGTTAAAGTTGATGGTGTCGTCGATTTACCCTATGCCGATTCTCTCTTCCAGGCTGTGGGAGTGCCAGCAGGCGTAGCTCCGCAGGCTCCTCCAGATAATGTCATATTGCTACCCCTGAACCGATGGCATCAGTTTTTTGACCCGCAAGCCGCAGTCAGACCCGATATCCGCACTCAACTTCACGTCCGCATCGCCCATAATCTACCCAGCAATCCCAGTGTTGCTTACATTTACGTGCAGCAACTAGCAAAAAACTTGGAAGCACGGATTACCGGTCGTGGCATTGTCGGTAACAATTTGGCGGCGCGATTGGATGGAGTGCGTGCTGATGCCCTTTATTCGCAAGTCCTGTTTTTGTTCTTAGGGCTGCCAGGAGCGATCTTGGCAGTGCTACTCACTATTGCTGTTGCCGCTACTGGTAAAGATCGTCGCCGTCAAGAGCAGGCACTACTACGCGCTCGTGGAGCAAGCACGTCACAAATTCTCCAGCTTGCAAGTATAGAGGCTCTCACTGTGGGGATTGGTGGCATAATTCTGGGGATCGGACTCACCTATGCAGCCGCTAGCACGATTGCCCCAGTTGGAATGCTAGCTGGGCAAGCGACATTTTTCTGGATTGCTGGTGCAGCCTTGCTCGGATTGATGCTGGCGCTGTTGGCAGTGCTTCTTCCCGCTTGGCAACAAGCTCGCAGTTCTACAGTCACGGCGGCACGAGCAGCGATCGGTAGCAGGCGAAAACCTTTATGGCAGCAAGTCTATTTAGACTTCTTCTTTTTAACCGCTGCGGCGATTTTATTTTGGCAAACGGCTAGTACGGGTTATCAAGTAGTATTAGCACCTGAAGGAGTACCGCAAACATCGGTTTCATACGAGACATTTATTGCGCCTCTCTGTCTGTGGCTGGGTGCAGGACTATTGACCATGCGTTTCTGGAACGCGATACTCGATCGGGGTCGATATCCGATCGCTCGGATATTACATCCAGTCTTGGGTTCTCTTTCTGGTGTCGTTGCAGCTGCTTTAAGTCGCCAACGGAGTTTAATGACTCGCGGGATAGTATTGGTAGCACTTGCCTTTTCTTTTGCCATCTCTACAGCAGTTTTCAACACGACTTATAACGCTCAATCGCGAGTGGATGCCGAACTTACCAACGGTTCCGATGTTACGGTCATGCAACCTCCTGGTTCTGGTGGGATTCCAACCTCTATACAAAGTCAACTGTCAGCCATACCTGGTGTTGTTAGCACTCAACCCATGCTGCATCGGTTTGCCTACGTTGGTACGGACTTACAAGACCTTTACGGGATCGACCCTTTGCATTTGACTGAAGCAACTAAGTTGGTAGATGCATACTTTGCTGGCGGAAATGCCCAAACGACGCTAGCATCGCTGGCAACTCGTCCTGATGGTGTATTAGTTTCTGAGGAAACCGTTAAAGACTATCAGTTGAAAAAGGGCGATCGCCTGAATCTCCGGCTGCAAAATGCTAAAGATAAGCAGTATCGCGTCGTACCATTTCATTTCATTGGCATTATCAAAGAATTTCCCACAGCACCGAAAGATTCTTTCCTGGTCGCTAACGCCAGTTACGTCGCTCGGCAAACGAACAATGATGCAGCAGAGATCGTGTTAATGCGTACTAAAGGCAGTGCTGTCCAAATTGCCGAGCGAGCGCGTCAGGTAGTCACTTCCTTGACTGGAGCCAAAGTGACTGACATTGGTTCGGCGCAACATACTATCAGTTCCAGTCTCACTGCTGTGGATTTACGCGGTTTGACCCGCTTAGAACTAATTTTTGCAGTGCTGTTGCTAACTGGGGCAACAGGTCTGGTAATGGCACTTGGTATGGCTGAGCGAAGACGCAACTTTGCGATCTTGGCTGCATTAGGAGCTAAGGATAACCAACTAGGGGGGTTTCTCTACAGTGAAGGGCTACTAATTCTAGTTGGTGGTGGTGTCATCGGCACTGTGCTGGGCTTTGGCGTAGCGCAAATGTTAGTTAAAGTGCTAACCGGAGTCTTCGATCCACCGCCAGAACTGCTCTCAGTACCTTGGGTTTACTTGGTGTTGTTGGCTGGAGCGGCGATCGCTTCTACCGCAGTTGCCATAATCGGCGCACAAGATGCATCTAGTCGGGTAGGAGTAGAGATTCTGCGTGACATCTAA
- a CDS encoding SCO4402 family protein → MNSMSEDRVLLRSPELREQLLGHLIVLADAEYQRQMLLERELSSEIDDDCWDDFAVHLIYFELAFDFVYDDTNLIKNPEGAIGVFLKDDREVQLVMAVIDAIERVFTAVGIEAADREYISCSEWQGVLKTAADALKVMNGDRA, encoded by the coding sequence ATGAATTCCATGTCCGAAGATCGAGTTTTGCTGAGATCGCCAGAGCTAAGAGAACAGCTACTTGGGCATCTGATTGTTTTGGCTGATGCAGAATATCAACGTCAAATGCTGTTGGAACGGGAGTTGTCATCTGAGATTGACGATGACTGTTGGGATGACTTTGCCGTTCACTTAATTTATTTTGAGTTAGCATTTGACTTTGTTTACGATGACACGAATTTGATTAAAAATCCTGAAGGTGCGATTGGTGTTTTTCTCAAAGACGATCGCGAAGTGCAGTTAGTTATGGCTGTCATCGATGCAATCGAGCGAGTGTTTACGGCAGTGGGAATAGAGGCTGCCGATCGCGAATACATTAGTTGTTCGGAGTGGCAAGGCGTACTAAAAACAGCAGCCGACGCTTTGAAAGTGATGAATGGCGATCGCGCATGA
- a CDS encoding class I SAM-dependent methyltransferase, with amino-acid sequence MARRTKNSSRRFESDEWRSRMNASFPIQNISDTAYGVAIYRAIESERSDALFCDRFARTLAGKRGEQIVQLGGGESAGWLLVVRTCIIDRLVLQSIEREGIDTVLNLGAGLDTRPYRLSLPASLRWIEVDLPAILEYKQQKLSGESPNCFLELVKLDLTDLAASHAFFTKVNATAKKVLVITEGLVVYLTPAQVAILAIALHRQNKFHGWILDVISPLELKLARKKYVRELTAANSIEPIWDLIE; translated from the coding sequence GTGGCAAGGCGTACTAAAAACAGCAGCCGACGCTTTGAAAGTGATGAATGGCGATCGCGCATGAATGCATCCTTTCCAATTCAGAACATTTCCGATACTGCCTATGGAGTAGCGATCTACCGCGCCATAGAATCCGAACGCTCAGACGCTCTTTTTTGCGATCGCTTTGCTCGCACCTTAGCTGGGAAGCGGGGAGAACAGATCGTGCAGCTCGGTGGCGGTGAATCGGCTGGATGGTTGCTAGTTGTACGTACCTGCATTATCGATCGGTTAGTATTACAAAGCATAGAGCGAGAAGGAATTGATACCGTACTAAATTTAGGTGCGGGACTCGATACGCGACCGTACCGACTCTCACTTCCTGCATCTCTTCGCTGGATTGAAGTGGACTTACCAGCCATTCTGGAATACAAACAACAAAAACTGAGTGGTGAGTCTCCAAACTGTTTTCTTGAATTGGTGAAGTTAGATCTTACCGATCTCGCTGCTAGTCATGCTTTTTTTACTAAAGTGAATGCTACAGCAAAAAAGGTACTAGTAATTACTGAAGGACTCGTAGTTTATCTAACTCCCGCACAGGTTGCAATACTGGCGATCGCTTTACACCGACAGAATAAATTTCATGGGTGGATTTTAGACGTAATATCGCCCCTGGAGTTGAAATTGGCTCGAAAAAAGTATGTTCGAGAACTCACCGCTGCTAATTCTATAGAACCCATTTGGGATCTCATAGAATAG
- a CDS encoding transposase, with amino-acid sequence MPYSSSLSDREWDMIEPLLPQKKKTRPPKWTKRQILDGVLYQLKNGCNWEDLPKDLPPYSTVFWHYKQWRAEGVIEQLRDVLHGRVRQQIKKKPNGQP; translated from the coding sequence ATGCCATATTCCAGCAGTCTGAGCGACCGAGAATGGGACATGATTGAACCCTTGCTGCCCCAGAAGAAGAAAACCAGACCCCCCAAGTGGACAAAGCGGCAGATTCTGGATGGTGTTTTGTATCAACTCAAAAATGGGTGCAATTGGGAAGACTTACCTAAAGATTTGCCACCCTATTCAACAGTATTTTGGCACTATAAACAGTGGCGAGCAGAAGGGGTAATCGAGCAGCTCAGGGATGTGTTGCATGGACGAGTCCGCCAACAGATAAAAAAAAAGCCAAATGGACAACCTTAA
- a CDS encoding transposase, protein MIDSQAVKNTCNASLESKGFCFYKATNGIKRHLAVDTLGFPFFSHCTAANVSDDRGLIEMLSVHIDYFKSKPVNIPKITILLDNGYHPKQIEEELKKIYPAIMTKIKFELSAKPSKAQKNEGKTGFVPVKGRWVIERTNSWMERCKSLVKNFERTLAHATTKVNLCFVRLMLKRLATA, encoded by the coding sequence ATCATTGACTCACAAGCGGTGAAAAACACTTGTAATGCCAGTCTAGAGTCGAAGGGGTTTTGTTTTTACAAAGCCACGAACGGAATTAAAAGGCATTTAGCAGTGGATACCTTGGGGTTTCCTTTTTTTAGTCACTGCACTGCTGCTAACGTATCTGACGATAGGGGATTAATTGAAATGTTGTCTGTTCACATCGATTACTTCAAATCTAAACCTGTTAACATTCCCAAGATAACTATCCTTCTCGACAATGGATATCATCCCAAACAAATAGAAGAGGAGTTGAAGAAGATTTATCCGGCTATTATGACCAAGATTAAGTTCGAGCTGTCAGCTAAACCATCAAAAGCGCAGAAGAACGAAGGAAAAACAGGCTTTGTCCCAGTTAAAGGTAGATGGGTAATAGAAAGAACCAACTCTTGGATGGAAAGGTGTAAAAGTTTGGTCAAAAATTTTGAAAGAACTCTCGCTCATGCCACTACCAAGGTTAATCTTTGTTTTGTCCGACTGATGCTGAAAAGACTAGCGACTGCTTAG
- the rppB gene encoding two-component system sensor histidine kinase RppB, giving the protein MDSIQIENWQTLINSFGTRYRQIEQPLYLKKNLWGYLQVGRSLSDLDRHLTVLRLILLIGWLATVLLVVWSSWWLAGLAMQPVYRSYQQMQQFTADAAHEFRTPLAAIQSTVEAILTLHGQLEGSEIGYKLAVLKRQSKRLSQLVGDLLLLARIDGRLAGQFSSCCLNDLLSDIIEELAFVAVEAHVTLVMQPQPQEPLHVKGNEEQLYRMISNLIVNAIQATPSRGKVALLLTYNEREALIQIQDTGVGIAPEEQIQIFNRFYRVQQDRSRRTGGSGLGLPIADAIASVHRGSISVQSQLGQSSTFTVRLPLEN; this is encoded by the coding sequence ATGGATTCTATACAGATCGAAAATTGGCAAACGCTAATCAATTCTTTTGGGACTCGCTATCGACAAATCGAACAGCCACTATATCTTAAAAAGAATCTTTGGGGATACTTGCAAGTTGGGCGATCGCTGAGTGACTTAGATCGGCATCTAACTGTTTTAAGGTTAATTCTGTTGATAGGATGGCTGGCTACAGTGCTTTTAGTTGTTTGGTCGAGTTGGTGGCTGGCTGGTTTAGCAATGCAACCTGTATATCGGTCTTATCAACAAATGCAACAGTTCACCGCCGATGCTGCCCATGAGTTTCGCACACCTTTAGCGGCAATACAGTCTACTGTTGAAGCGATACTAACACTGCACGGACAACTCGAAGGGTCAGAAATTGGATATAAGCTAGCAGTACTCAAACGCCAGAGTAAACGGCTTTCCCAATTGGTAGGAGATTTGTTGCTACTGGCGCGGATAGATGGACGACTGGCAGGACAATTTTCGTCGTGCTGTCTGAACGATTTGCTGAGCGACATAATTGAGGAACTGGCATTTGTTGCAGTTGAAGCGCATGTGACGCTGGTAATGCAACCGCAACCGCAGGAACCCTTGCATGTTAAGGGCAATGAAGAACAGCTTTATCGCATGATTTCTAATCTGATTGTCAATGCCATCCAAGCTACTCCCAGTAGAGGCAAAGTGGCGCTGTTGCTAACTTATAACGAACGTGAAGCCTTAATTCAAATCCAAGATACAGGGGTTGGGATTGCTCCAGAGGAACAAATACAGATTTTTAACCGTTTTTATCGAGTCCAACAAGATCGTTCTCGACGTACAGGAGGATCTGGACTGGGATTGCCGATTGCAGATGCGATCGCTTCTGTACACCGAGGTAGTATCTCCGTTCAAAGTCAACTCGGACAAAGCAGTACGTTTACAGTACGACTTCCCTTAGAAAATTAA
- a CDS encoding TSUP family transporter, giving the protein MNNIILALILGLTAGIISGMTGIGGGIIILPALVFLFGFSQDLAQGTTLAVLVPPIDFLAAWVYYKHGYTDIKIAALICLGFFFGGFLGAKIGTTLPSGVLAKLFAVILLLSAIKVFFNNSAEISP; this is encoded by the coding sequence ATGAACAACATTATCCTAGCTTTAATTCTCGGCTTAACTGCTGGAATCATTAGCGGTATGACTGGAATTGGAGGTGGCATCATTATTCTACCTGCCCTAGTTTTTTTGTTTGGATTCTCTCAAGATCTGGCTCAAGGCACTACTTTAGCCGTGCTAGTTCCTCCAATAGATTTCCTTGCTGCTTGGGTGTACTACAAACATGGATATACAGACATAAAAATAGCAGCTTTGATTTGTTTGGGATTCTTTTTTGGTGGATTTCTAGGAGCTAAAATTGGTACAACTTTGCCTAGTGGTGTTTTGGCAAAGCTTTTTGCAGTGATACTACTGCTGAGCGCAATTAAGGTATTTTTTAATAACTCAGCAGAGATTTCGCCCTAA
- a CDS encoding NRAMP family divalent metal transporter, producing the protein MTLVFVVASFKLHPPLPALASGLLPTLPRQDSVRYCFIAVSILGALISPYLFYFYSSGAVEDKWDEGHLGINRAVASLGMGFGSIVSLGVLIVAAMVLHPRGIQVDSYEQAALMLTQPFGYWGFILFAASLGIACFGAALEVTLDTAYIVAQALGWNWGESLRPKDAARFSFVYTVFVFLASLLMVAGIDPLQLTLFSMALTAVILPIAILPFLVLMNDDRYVGRHRNGWISNTVVIFTIGLAFVLAIVAIPLEILGG; encoded by the coding sequence ATCACCCTCGTATTTGTGGTAGCGAGTTTCAAATTGCATCCCCCCTTACCTGCATTGGCATCGGGACTGCTGCCAACTCTGCCGCGTCAAGATTCAGTTCGCTACTGCTTCATTGCCGTGAGTATCTTAGGAGCATTAATCAGTCCTTACCTGTTTTACTTCTACTCCTCTGGGGCAGTCGAGGATAAATGGGATGAGGGACACTTGGGGATTAATCGGGCGGTTGCCAGTCTAGGTATGGGTTTTGGTAGTATTGTATCGCTGGGAGTCCTGATCGTAGCAGCAATGGTGTTGCATCCTAGAGGTATTCAAGTCGATAGCTACGAACAAGCAGCCCTGATGTTGACTCAACCTTTTGGCTACTGGGGTTTCATCTTATTTGCAGCGTCTCTCGGCATTGCCTGCTTTGGTGCTGCACTGGAAGTTACTCTCGACACCGCTTACATCGTGGCTCAAGCTTTGGGGTGGAACTGGGGCGAAAGTCTACGCCCAAAAGATGCGGCTCGATTCAGTTTCGTCTATACGGTGTTTGTCTTTCTTGCCTCGCTACTGATGGTAGCAGGTATCGATCCGCTGCAACTGACTCTCTTTTCAATGGCATTAACAGCAGTTATCCTACCGATCGCGATTTTGCCGTTTTTAGTATTGATGAATGACGATCGCTACGTCGGACGACACCGTAATGGTTGGATTAGCAATACTGTTGTGATTTTCACGATTGGACTAGCATTTGTCTTGGCGATTGTGGCAATTCCTTTAGAAATCTTAGGAGGCTGA
- a CDS encoding PRC-barrel domain-containing protein — MDLIRDVLDNQLVDRNGRKMGKVDGIVVELREGESPRLAYIETGLPTLARRLHPRIARWVIALERRWGAKRGESYRIPWSKVRDVGIDVDVDLDAEATPALAYEQWLRQAIARIPGGR, encoded by the coding sequence ATGGACTTGATTCGAGACGTATTAGATAATCAATTGGTCGATCGCAATGGGCGTAAAATGGGCAAAGTAGACGGTATCGTAGTAGAGCTAAGGGAAGGAGAGTCGCCACGATTAGCTTACATCGAGACTGGTTTGCCAACACTCGCCCGCAGACTGCATCCGCGAATCGCACGTTGGGTAATTGCCTTAGAGCGTAGGTGGGGCGCTAAGCGAGGAGAATCTTATCGAATTCCTTGGTCAAAAGTGCGCGATGTTGGCATTGATGTGGACGTAGATTTAGACGCAGAAGCAACACCAGCTTTGGCTTACGAGCAGTGGTTGCGTCAGGCGATCGCCCGCATTCCAGGGGGACGGTAA